The Clostridiales bacterium FE2011 sequence CAGGAGGTAGTTGCCGTCCGGGGACATAACCGCATGCTCTATGCATCGGAATGGCAGTGCGTTAAAGACATTTTCCCGGGCTTTCGGTTCGATATCTTTGCACAGCTCCTGGGCGGCAGTTGCAGCGTCTTCAAGTTCTGCTCCCGTCAGGGAGATCACTTCATCTTTCTCTTCAGAAAGGCAGAGATAGCGGTCTAAACCAGCGAAGTCCTCTCCCGGTCGGAGCACCTGGAAGGAATAGGCCCTGCCGAGCAGGGTGCTGTCAAGGGTAATCGCGTATCCGGATTTTTCGGAATAGAACAGCCTGAACGGTGAAGCGCAGCGGGTGGTGGCGGTTCCTTCAATATGTTCAAGAGTCCACTCCCCGTCCTTTTCCGCGAAGCGGAAGACCGAGCCGAACTCGTTGATTCTTGTCTGGTTGTTGTCGTTGAGCAGCAGGCTCCCGTCGGCCAGCTCTCGCAGCGGCGGGATGAAGGCGCGCTCTTCAGTCTTCAGCAAGACATCCGTTTCGCCGGTGGTAAGGTCGCAGCGGCACAGGCGGACGCGGGCGTCCTCAAACCTGCCGTAGAGAACATAGTAAAGGTATTTGACGTCCCGGGAGAAGCACGCCGCGGAGACGGTCTGTCTGAAATCTTTGTCCACAGGGAGGGCATCGAGCAGGATCATTTCGCCGGTGGAAACATCGATGATCATCGGGGCGAGGATACCGACCTTCGCGCTTCCAAACAGCACATACATGTTGCTTATGGCGACATACCGTCCGTCCGGAGACCAGATCACGCCGGAGTAATCGTCTATGCTTGTGTGGTACTTGCCCGCGAACCGCATGAAAAAGTCTTTCCGGTTGCTGTATGTGTCCTCCACGCCCCAGGTGGCGCCGGGATAAATAATGTGATATTTTCCCTCGGAGCAGCAGATGCCGTAGCCGGCCAGTTCCAGGATGGCGGCATTGCCGGAAGGCGCCAGGGAGAGGACAGTCGGCGGGCCGCCCGTGAGGGCGTCCTTCAGCGTCGCGGCAACATCCAGGTCCGGTGCCAGTTCAGCCAGAATGGCGAGCATATCATCCGTCAGGTCAAAGTCTGAAACCGCGGGGGTGTAGACGCTGCCTGTCTCCGTCAGCTTCAGATTGCCGGACTCAAAGGCCGTGTCCAGGTCCGCCAGGGCGGGCAGGGCGATGCACAGCAGTGTAATGCTGAGCAGAAGGGACACCAGCTTCTTCATCATTTTATGCCTCCTTTTACGGGGGTATCTGTCAGGAATTTTCTTTTCTATGTTCCTATCCTATATGAAAAAACAAAAACTGTATACATCTTTTTGTGCGAATTACAGGTTGTTATTTTTCAGGAATCCTGAAAAAGATCCGGACAGGGGACGGTTCCTTGTCCGGATCTCAATAAAAAGAAACAGCTCTGCTGAGCTGTTTCCTCCACCATTTTTAAGTTTTAAGTTTTCAGTCTTCAGTATTCATTAGGCGATAGCCTTTATTCTCCATAAAGGCTATTGCCGCCAATCCGGCGATTTCCACTCCGTACACAATCCACTTGGAAATATACTGTCCGCCAAGGGTGATCTTTCCGTCCAGGGTGAATTCCCCGACGATGACGATGCCGCAGACGAGGAGACCGACGATCGCGGGAACCCAGGAACGCAGCTTTTTCGGGTTTGCCTTGATGGCGTAGAACACCAGCACGGCTTCACAGAACAGGAAGCACAGCAGCATCTCCACCCGGACAAACAGCCAGTTGATGGACATCATCCGCAGGCTTTCGAGCAGGATCTGGGGAAGGCAGATATAGAACAGGGTCCGGGTCAGGCGGTTGTGTTCTTTGGAACGGAACAGGGAAACGATCATCGCAATCAGGCAGAAGATGCCGGAAAGCATGAACACCGCCAGATAATATTCGGATTCATATTCGTCCCAGGCAATGCCGATGGTGACCGGGAAGAACAGTCCCTTTTCGAACCACTCCTCCACATAGCCTACGCCGTATTCTCCCAGGAAGACTTCAGCAAACCGGGCAACGGCAGCCATCAGGGCACCCATGGGGGCAAAGGCGTTCAGCACGGTGCGGCCGGACTGTCCGGTGATCTTCGCGGAAAGCCAGACTGCAAGGATGACGCCGGCAACGCCGCCGAAGTAGGAAAGCTCATCATACCGCAGGGAGAACAGGTCCCTCGCCTGGAAGGCGTTGAAACGCATCAGGATCCAGGAAAGCCGGGCACAGATGACGCCGAGCACGATGCCCAGCAGCAGGATCAGTCCGCTGAGGGCGGCGGCTTTCCGGGTTCCGGCCTGCCGGCGGAACGCGGCGAAGAACCAGAGGACGCACAGCAGCGCGCCTCCCGCCATCATAAGCAGATAGCCTGTCAGATTAATGTCCATTCTTCATACTCCATTGGCAGAAGCCGATTACTTAAACCAGGCGCTTGCAAAATAGATGATATCCGTCACGGGACGGGGACCTTCGGAACTGGTGGTGTTGTTGACCTGCTGATTCAGGAAAACCATCTGGGTGGAGGCGCCGCCGTCCAGGTTGTAGACGACCTTGCAGTCCGCCAGGGACATGGCCAGGTCCCGGAGGTCAACCAGGTTGATGCCGTAGTGGGCGCAGCACAGTACCATGTAGTGCAGCTTGTCGATCTGGGCGATGCACATCCGCTGGGCCAGGCGGTCAGCTTCCACATAGTTCGGAGCGTGACCCCGGTCCAGGATGATATCGTCGGCGACCTTTTCACCGTCGATCACCAGCGCCGGTCCGAACTGGAAGGCGTTGATGATCTTTTTGCCGTTGATCGTTTCCTTTTCCGCGGCGACCAGGTCGGTGTCCGCGGTCAGGACGTGGAAATCGCCGTCCTCGTCAATCAGGAGCATATCCAGCTCGGGGGCAATGGTATCCCGGCAGAGGGTTCCCTGGCGCAGGACGTAGTTGTTGGCTTTGTTGCCGGAGAAGGCCGCGAAGTAGTCGCCGTTGATGGCCAGCACGGCGTTCTTATGCTTGGAGATCAGGGTTACCGGCTTCTTGGTGGTGGTGCGGAAGGCGTCGTCACCGGCGGCGGTACGCAGCTGGGAAGGATCCTTGATCTCGATAAAGGCGTAGTAGTAGGTGCAGTTCCATTCAGAACTCGTGACCCGGTGGCGTTCCACGCGGATGGTGGGATCCTGGAAAATGTTCGTGTCCGCGGAGTAGGGGACGCGACCCAGGGGAGCACCGCCGGTCATATCAATAGGAAGGGGACGGAACTCACCGCCGCTCTCTTCGGTGATCACATAGTCAGCCGGACCGGGCGTCAGGCGGGGACTCTCCTGGGCTGTTTCAGCAAACGCGGGGAGAATGGAAACGGTGCAGAGCAGGCAGGCAAGCACAATCACTGCCATGGCCCGGAAAAACTTCATCATAAGACACAGGACTCCTATACACACAGCGTTTGAAGGCGCTGACATAATCGTTGAATATTATAGCAAATGAGGGTTGCATGAGTCAATGAAGGGGAAGCCTTGTCTTGAAGCGTTGGAAATGCTACAATATAATGTAAAAGTTTGTGAAGGAGGGGCGCCCGGATGAGCAAAACAAAGGACCGGATCCGGGAGAGCAATCTCCGGTACAAACAGTCCCTGGGACAGAATTTCCTTTATGATGAAGCCCTGCTGGAAGAATTGACAGCGGCGGCCGGAGTCACGAAAGAAGAGGACGTACTGGAGATCGGCCCGGGCTGCGGCAGCCTGACGAAGCATCTGTGCGACGCGGCGAACAGCGTGCTGGCCGTGGAACTGGATGAGCGGCTGATTCCGCTGCTGAAGGCCTTCCTGGATGAGAAAAAGAACCTGACTGTGGTGCAGGGCGACGTGATGTCCCTGAACCTGCAGGAGATTACAGCAGGGCTGAAGAAGCCCTTTGCCGTGGTGGCGAATATTCCGTATTACATTACCACCCCGCTGATTAAGCTGCTCCTGACCGGCGGCCTGCAGGTGAGCAGGCTGGCGCTGATGGTGCAGAAGGAAGTGGCGGATAAGATCCTGGCGTCTCCGGGGGAGGAGAGCTGGGGACCGCTGTCGATCCTGTGCCAGTTCCTGTGTGAGCCGCGGCTGGCGGTGGATGTGCCGGCTGAAATGTTTACGCCTCCGCCGAAGGTGGACAGCGCTTTTGTGGTGCTGCCCCTGAGGGAGGAGCCCGCGGTGGAAGTGAAGAACCGGGATATGTTCTTCAAGGTGGCGAACGCGGCGTTTGCGCTTCGCCGTAAGACCATGGTGAACAACCTGTGCGCCAGCTTCAGGATGAACCGGGAAGAGGCATTGCGGGTTGTGGCAGAAGCCGGTCTGGATGAAAAGGTTCGTGGAGAAAAACTGACTTTGGAAGAAATTGCGAGACTTGCTGACGCAATTGAGTAAGTTGTGCCGTTATATCTGCGGGTGGGGCCGGCAAGCTTGATGCAACAGAGTGAAAGCTCGCTTGGGTATATCCAATGCGGCGGGTCGCTCGTGCTCATTCCGAGCTGCAGCGGTTCTAAGCTCTGGCTTCGCATACTCGCCAATCGCTAAGAACCGGCGCTCTCCAATCCCGTGCATTCGGACATACCCGACGCTCGCTTTAAGGCGCTGAGAGGATACAAAAAAATGAGCATTGCAAAATTTACGCATGTGTCAGAGATGCAGTACGCAGAAGCCATGCATGGTCAGGCATGTCTGCCGTTGACTGAAATTCCGCTTCCAAAGCGGGCGACCACCGGCAGCGCCGGGTACGATTTTGTTTCACCGCTGGAGGTGACCATTCCGGCGGGGGAGACTGCCCTGATTCCCACGGGGATCCGGGCGGAGATGGAACAGGGCTGGGTGCTGATGCTGTTTCCCCGGAGTTCCTTCGGGTTCAAGTACAGCCTGCGGCTGGCCAACACGGTCGGGGTCATTGACAGCGACTACGCGTTCGCAAAGAACGAGGGACATATTATGGTCAAACTCCGCAATCCGCTCTCTGAGCCGGTGACCATCGGCAGGGGAGAGCGGTTCTGCCAGGGCGTATTCCTGCCCTACGGCACAGCGGAGGAAGACGAAGTCACCGCCGGACGGGTCGGCGGGTTTGGCTCAACAGATCGTTGAGGAGGAGTTATTAACCATGGAACTGATTCAGGCAACAGAGCAGGAACTGGATAAACTGCTTGCCTTTTATCAGCATGTGGCGCAAAACATGGAGGAGAACGGCCTGCGCCAATGGCACTGGGGCGTGTATCCGACTGAGGATATGATCCGGGAGGACGTCCGCAAGGGCGAGATGTATATCCTTCCCGGCAACGCGGGTACGATTGACGCGGCGGTGGTGGTGACCGCCGGACAGGAACCGGAGTATGAAGCGCTGGACTGGTCCTGTGGCATCCGCCCCGGCATGATTCACCGGCTGGGCGTGGATCCTGTGCTGCAGGGTCATGGACTGGCAGGCCTGGTGCTGGACGACGCCCAGAAGCTGCTGCGCGCGGCGGGCTGCGACTGCGTCCGCTGTGATACGGCAGTGGACAACCGGAACGCGATCCGGCTGTATGAAAAGATGGGCTTCCGCCGCTGCTGCAAGCTGGACTGGCCGGATACCGACTGCGGATTTATTGCCTTTGACAAGCCCCTGAAGCGGGAAACCCCGCTGTGGCCGATCCGGATGAGGCCGTCTTTCCGGGACGGGGAAGAGACCCCCTGGGGCGGCACCCGGCTGCATGACCTGTTTGGAAAAGAAACGAAGGATCCGCATACCGGCGAAAGCCTGGAAGTCAGCTGCATTCCCGGCCTGGAGAGCTCGGATCCCCAGGGACGGAAGCTGCCGGACCTGATTACCGAGTTTGGTGAAAAGCTGGTGGGCGGATACGCGGGCAGGCCTTTCCCGCTGCTGCTGAAGCTGCTGGAAGCCCGGGAACGCCTGAGCGTGCAGGTGCACCCGGATGACGCGTACGCCGCGGCCCGGGAGAACGGAAAGTTCGGCAAGACCGAGGCCTGGCTGGTGCTGGATACGCCTCCGGATGGCGGAAAACTGGTTTACGGTCTCCGTCCGGGAACAACCCTGAAGGAACTGAAGGAAGCCTGCGAGTCAGGCGAAGAAATGAAAAAGCTGCTGAACCGGGTGAAAGTGTTTCCCGGGGACGTGTGCTATATTCCCGCCGGCTGCGTGCATGCCATCGGCGAAGGGGTGCTGCTGTATGAGGTGCAGCAGTCCTCGGATATCACCTACCGCTTCTATGACTGGGAACGGCAGGATGAGAAGGGAAGAAAACGGAAACTGCACCTGGACAAGGCGCTGGACGTGGTGAAGGTGAAATGCTCTCCGTCCCCGATGCGGGTGGAAAAAGCCTTCGGCATCCGCCGGGTGCTGACAGAGGAGTATTTCTCCCTGGACCTGATCCGGACGGACAGCATGGTGATGCTGCCCCCGATGGAAGAATTCGGTATGCTGACCGTGACCGAAGGGGAAACGGAGCTGCGCTTCCCCGGCGCGTCCATGAAGCTGAAGGCCGGCGAAACCTGCCTGCTGCCGAAGCAGTCTCCGGAGATGGCCCTGGTGGGATGCGGCGCCGCGGCGCTGGCCATGCCGGTGAGCGCGCCGTTGTTTACGGATGAACCCATACTGGCTGACGAATCATTTGGAGAAGACTGATCATCTATGTTAAAGCATAATGTAAACGGTAATATCGAAGGCGTGCGGGACGCGATGCTCGCACGCCTGGACAGCTTATATACCTATGAGCTGGAAGAGGATGAATTCCTGCCCCGGGAGCTGATGAAGCTGCTGGCGGAATGCTCCTGCGCCCTGAACCGGGAGATCGCGGTCTATATCACCCGGGACGGGGAGATCGTGAACGTGGCCATCGGCACGGACTGCGATGTGGAGCTGACGGACTTCCGGCTGCGGCGGAACACGAGCCGCCTGAGCTGCGTGCGCTGCGTGCACACCCATCCGGACGGAGACGGCCGGCTGAGCGACGTGGACCTGAGCGCCCTGAAGATCTTCCGCTACGACGCCATGACGGCTGTGGGCGTGAAGGACAATGAGCCCGTGAACGTCCAGACCGCTTTCCTGGTGGAGAACGCGGAAGTGATGCTGTCTCCCGTGGAACGCTGGTATAAGCTGCCGGAAAAGGAATGGCTGAACCAGATCCTGGAGAGCGACCAGCTGGTGGGCCGGGAGGAAACCGAAGAGAACAAGGACGGCCGGGAAAAGGCCGTGCTGATGGGCATTGAAAGCAAGGAGTCCCTGGAAGAACTGGCCCGCCTGGCGGAAACCGCCGGGGCGGAGGTGGTCGGCAGCTTCCTGCAGAAGCGGGACAAGCCGGACAGCGCCATGTTTATCGGCAAAGGCCGGGCGGAGGAACTGGCCCGGGAATGCCAGGCGCTGGAAGCGGACGTATGCATTTTTGATGAAGAACTGACCGGCATCCAGGTCCGGAACCTGGAAGAGGTTCTCCGGGTGAAGGTGATTGACCGGACGGCGCTGATCCTCGATATCTTCGCCCAGCGCGCCTCCAGCGCGGAGGGCAAACTCCAGGTGGAACTGGCCCAGCTGCAGTACCGCTCCGCGAGACTGATCGGACAGGGCCTGGCCCTGAGCAGGCTGGCCGGCGGTATCGGCACCCGGGGTCCCGGTGAAAGCAAGCTGGAAATGAACCGGCGGCGCATCCGGGAGCGGATGACGGAGCTGAGGCGGCGGCTGGACGAGCTGGAAAAGCAGCGCAGCATCCGGAGGAAGAGCCGGGAACGCAACGAGATTCCCGTGGTGGCGCTGGTGGGTTATACCAACGCCGGCAAGTCCACCCTGCTGAACGCCCTGACCGGCTCTGACGTCTATGTGCAGGACCAGCTGTTCGCGACACTGGACGCGGTG is a genomic window containing:
- a CDS encoding prolipoprotein diacylglyceryl transferase; this encodes MDINLTGYLLMMAGGALLCVLWFFAAFRRQAGTRKAAALSGLILLLGIVLGVICARLSWILMRFNAFQARDLFSLRYDELSYFGGVAGVILAVWLSAKITGQSGRTVLNAFAPMGALMAAVARFAEVFLGEYGVGYVEEWFEKGLFFPVTIGIAWDEYESEYYLAVFMLSGIFCLIAMIVSLFRSKEHNRLTRTLFYICLPQILLESLRMMSINWLFVRVEMLLCFLFCEAVLVFYAIKANPKKLRSWVPAIVGLLVCGIVIVGEFTLDGKITLGGQYISKWIVYGVEIAGLAAIAFMENKGYRLMNTED
- a CDS encoding dUTP diphosphatase, whose amino-acid sequence is MSIAKFTHVSEMQYAEAMHGQACLPLTEIPLPKRATTGSAGYDFVSPLEVTIPAGETALIPTGIRAEMEQGWVLMLFPRSSFGFKYSLRLANTVGVIDSDYAFAKNEGHIMVKLRNPLSEPVTIGRGERFCQGVFLPYGTAEEDEVTAGRVGGFGSTDR
- the rsmA gene encoding 16S rRNA (adenine(1518)-N(6)/adenine(1519)-N(6))-dimethyltransferase RsmA — translated: MSKTKDRIRESNLRYKQSLGQNFLYDEALLEELTAAAGVTKEEDVLEIGPGCGSLTKHLCDAANSVLAVELDERLIPLLKAFLDEKKNLTVVQGDVMSLNLQEITAGLKKPFAVVANIPYYITTPLIKLLLTGGLQVSRLALMVQKEVADKILASPGEESWGPLSILCQFLCEPRLAVDVPAEMFTPPPKVDSAFVVLPLREEPAVEVKNRDMFFKVANAAFALRRKTMVNNLCASFRMNREEALRVVAEAGLDEKVRGEKLTLEEIARLADAIE
- the hflX gene encoding GTPase HflX produces the protein MLKHNVNGNIEGVRDAMLARLDSLYTYELEEDEFLPRELMKLLAECSCALNREIAVYITRDGEIVNVAIGTDCDVELTDFRLRRNTSRLSCVRCVHTHPDGDGRLSDVDLSALKIFRYDAMTAVGVKDNEPVNVQTAFLVENAEVMLSPVERWYKLPEKEWLNQILESDQLVGREETEENKDGREKAVLMGIESKESLEELARLAETAGAEVVGSFLQKRDKPDSAMFIGKGRAEELARECQALEADVCIFDEELTGIQVRNLEEVLRVKVIDRTALILDIFAQRASSAEGKLQVELAQLQYRSARLIGQGLALSRLAGGIGTRGPGESKLEMNRRRIRERMTELRRRLDELEKQRSIRRKSRERNEIPVVALVGYTNAGKSTLLNALTGSDVYVQDQLFATLDAVSRRMTTSENTEYLLTDTVGFIRKLPHTLVSAFRSTLEEAALADVLVIVSDGSSEEMFSQHDTVEEVLVELGATDQKRIEVINKCDEGDPDPVFPGAILISAKTGEGLEDLKAKIAETLQESHRPVTFCIPFSRYGILSEIRPLGRVITENHTDTGTEITLMIAGEDAERLIKKYGAEIVVQK
- a CDS encoding GNAT family N-acetyltransferase, whose product is MELIQATEQELDKLLAFYQHVAQNMEENGLRQWHWGVYPTEDMIREDVRKGEMYILPGNAGTIDAAVVVTAGQEPEYEALDWSCGIRPGMIHRLGVDPVLQGHGLAGLVLDDAQKLLRAAGCDCVRCDTAVDNRNAIRLYEKMGFRRCCKLDWPDTDCGFIAFDKPLKRETPLWPIRMRPSFRDGEETPWGGTRLHDLFGKETKDPHTGESLEVSCIPGLESSDPQGRKLPDLITEFGEKLVGGYAGRPFPLLLKLLEARERLSVQVHPDDAYAAARENGKFGKTEAWLVLDTPPDGGKLVYGLRPGTTLKELKEACESGEEMKKLLNRVKVFPGDVCYIPAGCVHAIGEGVLLYEVQQSSDITYRFYDWERQDEKGRKRKLHLDKALDVVKVKCSPSPMRVEKAFGIRRVLTEEYFSLDLIRTDSMVMLPPMEEFGMLTVTEGETELRFPGASMKLKAGETCLLPKQSPEMALVGCGAAALAMPVSAPLFTDEPILADESFGED
- a CDS encoding phosphodiester glycosidase family protein → MMKFFRAMAVIVLACLLCTVSILPAFAETAQESPRLTPGPADYVITEESGGEFRPLPIDMTGGAPLGRVPYSADTNIFQDPTIRVERHRVTSSEWNCTYYYAFIEIKDPSQLRTAAGDDAFRTTTKKPVTLISKHKNAVLAINGDYFAAFSGNKANNYVLRQGTLCRDTIAPELDMLLIDEDGDFHVLTADTDLVAAEKETINGKKIINAFQFGPALVIDGEKVADDIILDRGHAPNYVEADRLAQRMCIAQIDKLHYMVLCCAHYGINLVDLRDLAMSLADCKVVYNLDGGASTQMVFLNQQVNNTTSSEGPRPVTDIIYFASAWFK